From Planococcus halocryophilus, the proteins below share one genomic window:
- a CDS encoding CpsD/CapB family tyrosine-protein kinase, producing the protein MRTANKTKRLMPRKLVVRTNPHSIAAEQYRTIRTNINFSIPDLTSKIILFTSASKEEGKSTTAANMAIVFAETGKRVLLIDADMRRPTLFRTFQLVNNTGLSNLLLGKGNLKHSVKASGIPNLDLLMSGQIPPNPAELLESDILDELMGEMRELYDYVLVDSPPILSVTDAKILANRCDGTVLVVNTGKSEKVSVEKARDSLATAKAFILGVVLNNYPLTSENYYYHNYND; encoded by the coding sequence ATGCGGACAGCGAACAAGACAAAAAGATTAATGCCACGAAAATTGGTGGTTCGTACTAATCCACATTCAATTGCAGCTGAACAATATAGAACAATTCGAACGAATATTAACTTCTCAATACCTGATTTAACTTCAAAAATCATTTTGTTTACATCAGCTTCAAAAGAAGAAGGGAAATCAACGACTGCTGCAAATATGGCCATTGTTTTTGCTGAAACTGGCAAACGAGTTTTGTTAATTGATGCAGATATGCGACGTCCAACACTATTTAGAACCTTCCAGTTAGTCAATAATACAGGCTTGTCTAACTTACTATTGGGAAAAGGCAATCTAAAGCATTCAGTAAAAGCGAGTGGAATTCCGAATTTAGATTTACTGATGAGTGGGCAAATTCCACCAAATCCAGCCGAGCTACTGGAGTCAGATATTTTGGATGAATTAATGGGAGAGATGCGAGAATTATATGATTATGTTCTCGTCGATTCACCGCCAATCTTATCTGTAACCGATGCGAAAATTTTAGCGAACAGATGCGATGGAACTGTATTAGTTGTTAATACCGGAAAATCAGAAAAAGTAAGTGTTGAAAAAGCACGAGATTCTTTAGCAACTGCGAAAGCATTTATTTTAGGGGTCGTTTTAAATAATTATCCGTTAACAAGCGAAAATTATTATTACCATAATTATAATGATTGA
- a CDS encoding sugar-transfer associated ATP-grasp domain-containing protein, with translation MGVEKYHNEYLFEEVFGRNTPFQNEDMIEQHPFLNKIYPYSLNIIHLVTYCENNTVALLTGSLEIGTVDSDVGVEEQIGELSCGLDQEGNLKPYAYHLKTLQKIDKHPQTRFVFEGSKVPNFDQLKAFAINLHIENKVDDVISWKFALDSKGQAILITWLMEKENLL, from the coding sequence ATGGGAGTAGAAAAATATCATAATGAATATCTTTTCGAAGAAGTTTTTGGAAGGAATACGCCATTCCAAAATGAAGATATGATAGAACAACATCCCTTTTTAAACAAAATTTATCCCTATTCGTTGAATATTATCCATTTGGTGACGTATTGCGAAAACAATACAGTTGCATTGCTAACAGGAAGTTTAGAAATTGGTACAGTTGATAGCGACGTTGGCGTTGAAGAGCAAATTGGAGAACTTTCATGTGGCTTAGATCAGGAAGGAAACTTGAAGCCCTATGCTTATCATTTAAAAACTCTACAAAAAATCGATAAACATCCACAAACACGCTTTGTCTTTGAAGGCAGTAAAGTTCCGAATTTTGACCAACTCAAGGCTTTTGCCATTAACCTTCATATCGAAAATAAAGTAGACGATGTGATTTCTTGGAAGTTTGCTTTAGATTCAAAAGGACAAGCCATTTTGATTACATGGTTGATGGAAAAAGAAAACTTACTTTAA
- a CDS encoding ATP-binding protein has translation MNKIHPKTSIIIQLLCVFWIFVFFLETEKPISADSNKETIQLNDNITKISLSNNLQILKDPEGIYKLEELLEPPGSWKFVQNEKGVPNGGFSSDVYWIKFTVENDSENEEWLLELANTFIDKAILYSPEPSGEYSSSKLSNEQSDSEGVYSEHPPVFKLVLPNEVRNTFFMRVESQGGMHLPLTIWEHTAFDTKSNQTMVLIGLISGLFLIFCLWCIKWYRASHQVSFLYLIFLAFSMLLASSSWKGWGFPSIWPDVDWWYEQTILVAVGTVSFMFVLLTKELLANNFELSWLSKLTKVTGVYILFSFLLSYFTYTVASAMLFVLASLVVLLSLSLAMYAWNKKISYARPYAAALILSITILVVSVLTAAAILPYIETVQYLLSFCSYLVILLIARALFSKEKAQLEKNEQLERQANKRQLLKIEVLKNANKRKEELLAYTSNGLRTPLYDMIGIAETLRASADGKITPIMMHQLNDLVANGKNMAHLVNELLDFSKCKQDFSGIQIEALSIEELCNKVLALCHPLIQTELVTLYHTVPSSLPKVVADADRLQQILYNLIDNAIRHTHAGEIVVSARVLGNELEILVKDTGIGIREENIPSLFEWDISEDKTVENQGRGLKITKNLVELQGGKLKVESQKGKGSLFSFTVPVYQDNGAVQVVNNYHSITKEMTASQLADSMLKQHSTNKALLILVIDSVEINRIVLLRQLLSEGYQAIGAENGQTAMHLLSYKPVDLIVMDGCLTDMTGDELCRRIRVEFTLTELPILMLSNVDSLQEKKEAFIAGANDYLLKPCDKEEFLLRVGTLANTSSLTQEISNLNYFLERNVKERTMELEITNLNLLTVNDEIQEIEKSRNEMLSAISHELGTPITLIHSYIQAVKESLIEENNPRYLDMIHKKLLLLERLTEDLVELTEYKSGHMTLRFIERDLEGWITRLAESMASDVTQSGRAFEFLGTENQDGINKSLLKVDLDRLDQVISNILWNSVKHTSAEEGKITLLIEILAKNNDNASLDEDCDGELFIRIADNGCGIKKESLPHIFERFYKINSSANYKGSGLGLAIAKEIILAHKGQIWADSTEGQGSEFIIVLPLTFQ, from the coding sequence ATGAATAAAATACATCCGAAAACTTCCATAATCATTCAACTTTTGTGTGTTTTTTGGATTTTCGTCTTTTTTCTCGAAACTGAAAAACCAATTAGTGCGGACAGTAATAAAGAGACTATCCAATTAAATGACAATATTACCAAGATATCTTTATCCAACAATCTGCAGATTCTTAAAGATCCAGAAGGAATATACAAGCTTGAAGAACTGCTAGAACCTCCTGGAAGTTGGAAGTTTGTTCAAAATGAAAAAGGGGTTCCAAATGGTGGATTTTCTTCTGATGTTTATTGGATAAAGTTTACTGTAGAAAACGATTCGGAAAACGAAGAATGGCTACTGGAGCTTGCGAACACTTTTATCGATAAAGCGATTCTTTATTCTCCAGAACCTTCTGGAGAATATTCTTCTAGTAAATTAAGTAATGAACAGTCAGATTCGGAAGGTGTTTATTCGGAACATCCTCCTGTTTTCAAGCTAGTTTTGCCGAATGAGGTCAGAAATACATTTTTCATGAGAGTTGAGTCACAAGGAGGCATGCATCTTCCTTTAACAATTTGGGAACATACGGCATTCGACACTAAATCTAACCAGACAATGGTATTGATTGGATTAATCAGCGGGCTATTCCTTATTTTTTGTTTGTGGTGCATCAAATGGTATAGAGCTTCTCATCAAGTCAGTTTTCTGTACCTTATTTTTTTAGCATTTTCAATGTTGCTTGCCTCCTCTTCTTGGAAAGGTTGGGGTTTTCCCTCTATTTGGCCAGATGTAGACTGGTGGTATGAACAAACTATCTTGGTTGCAGTCGGTACAGTAAGTTTCATGTTTGTTTTGCTCACTAAAGAACTTTTAGCAAATAATTTTGAATTGTCCTGGCTTTCAAAGCTGACTAAGGTGACAGGAGTTTACATCTTATTTTCATTCCTCCTTTCCTACTTTACCTATACAGTTGCAAGTGCCATGTTATTTGTACTAGCATCTCTTGTAGTATTGTTATCATTAAGTCTTGCTATGTATGCTTGGAATAAAAAAATTTCCTATGCTCGTCCTTATGCAGCAGCGTTAATATTATCCATCACTATCCTCGTTGTTTCGGTTTTAACTGCAGCGGCAATTTTACCTTATATTGAAACGGTTCAATATCTCCTTTCTTTTTGTAGTTATCTAGTTATCTTGCTTATTGCAAGAGCATTATTCTCTAAAGAAAAAGCACAACTCGAAAAAAATGAACAGCTTGAACGTCAAGCGAACAAACGTCAATTGCTGAAAATAGAGGTGCTCAAAAATGCAAATAAGCGAAAAGAGGAATTATTGGCATACACATCAAACGGTTTGCGAACCCCTCTTTATGACATGATTGGCATTGCAGAAACACTCCGAGCATCAGCTGATGGAAAAATAACCCCTATTATGATGCATCAATTAAATGATCTTGTGGCAAACGGTAAAAATATGGCACATTTAGTAAATGAACTCCTCGATTTTTCAAAATGCAAACAAGATTTTTCAGGTATTCAGATTGAAGCTCTTTCGATTGAGGAGTTATGCAACAAAGTTTTAGCACTTTGTCATCCTTTGATTCAAACAGAATTAGTAACGCTTTATCATACTGTTCCATCTTCATTGCCTAAAGTAGTTGCGGACGCAGATCGTTTACAACAAATATTGTATAATCTGATCGACAATGCTATTCGTCATACGCATGCAGGAGAGATTGTCGTTTCAGCTCGTGTTTTAGGAAATGAGCTAGAAATTTTAGTGAAAGACACAGGGATAGGTATAAGAGAAGAAAACATACCATCGTTATTTGAATGGGATATTTCGGAGGATAAAACGGTAGAAAATCAAGGCAGGGGCTTAAAAATCACTAAAAATTTAGTCGAGCTTCAAGGTGGGAAATTGAAAGTTGAGTCACAGAAGGGAAAGGGCTCACTATTTAGTTTTACCGTACCAGTATATCAAGACAATGGGGCTGTACAAGTTGTAAATAATTACCATTCGATTACCAAGGAAATGACAGCCTCGCAGTTAGCCGATTCGATGTTGAAACAACACTCGACTAATAAAGCGTTGCTTATACTTGTAATCGATTCAGTAGAAATTAATCGAATTGTGTTACTGCGCCAATTACTATCAGAAGGATATCAAGCAATAGGGGCAGAGAATGGACAAACAGCAATGCATCTATTGTCATATAAACCAGTAGATTTAATTGTGATGGATGGATGCTTAACCGATATGACCGGTGATGAATTGTGCAGACGAATCCGTGTAGAATTTACTTTGACAGAGCTGCCGATTTTAATGTTATCGAATGTAGATAGTCTCCAGGAAAAAAAGGAAGCTTTTATAGCTGGAGCTAATGATTACTTGCTAAAGCCTTGCGATAAAGAAGAGTTTTTACTCCGTGTAGGGACTCTAGCAAATACCAGCAGCTTAACGCAGGAAATCAGTAATTTGAATTATTTTCTTGAGCGCAATGTGAAAGAGCGGACAATGGAGCTAGAAATTACCAACTTGAATTTGTTAACAGTCAATGATGAAATACAAGAAATTGAGAAATCTAGAAATGAAATGTTATCCGCAATTTCACATGAATTAGGCACACCGATTACTTTGATCCACAGTTATATACAAGCAGTTAAAGAAAGTTTAATAGAAGAAAATAATCCGCGTTATTTGGATATGATTCATAAAAAACTATTACTCTTAGAACGCCTCACGGAAGACCTTGTAGAGTTGACCGAATACAAGTCAGGGCACATGACTTTGCGTTTTATAGAAAGAGACTTGGAGGGTTGGATAACGAGGCTAGCGGAATCTATGGCATCTGACGTTACGCAAAGTGGACGTGCTTTTGAATTTTTAGGCACAGAAAATCAGGACGGTATTAATAAATCATTGCTAAAAGTAGATTTAGATCGATTAGACCAGGTGATATCTAATATTCTATGGAACTCTGTTAAGCACACTTCTGCTGAAGAAGGAAAGATTACATTATTGATAGAAATTTTAGCAAAGAATAACGACAATGCCAGTTTAGATGAAGATTGTGATGGAGAACTGTTTATTCGAATTGCAGATAATGGCTGTGGAATTAAGAAAGAATCATTACCCCATATATTTGAACGGTTTTATAAAATCAATAGTTCTGCAAACTATAAAGGGAGTGGACTTGGATTGGCGATTGCGAAAGAAATTATTTTAGCGCATAAAGGACAAATCTGGGCAGACAGTACAGAAGGACAAGGAAGCGAATTTATCATTGTGCTACCGTTAACTTTTCAGTAA
- a CDS encoding SDR family NAD(P)-dependent oxidoreductase translates to MKIDKRHIRKSLHRSQKTFLLAYQQFRTFVLEGFEHFEQKFEHKSLSKMEHLTGKVVMITGADGMIGSEISRQLMGFSPERILLVGHGPQSIYTVEYELRKQLGYHSEIIPIIINIQDKKRLFEVVERHMPDVIYHTAGNHQIDFTEEQFVEAVYVNALGTNNIAEAANRYHVGVFVQVSSEQAGNPIDLLEAAKRLSEVIVESISQTSLTKYIIIRLPGFFFTDQLASKYYPVFEQQVEVVSAVQKILQIGGATTAFDKGDLTQHKNKFVYTEIQKQKELSQIEMASLLKQLKTASEDEVKELVISAITQ, encoded by the coding sequence ATGAAGATCGATAAACGACATATACGCAAAAGTCTTCATCGTTCTCAGAAGACTTTCCTTCTTGCTTATCAGCAGTTCCGTACGTTTGTGTTGGAAGGATTTGAACATTTCGAGCAAAAATTTGAGCACAAAAGCTTATCAAAGATGGAACACCTTACAGGGAAAGTCGTGATGATTACCGGCGCAGATGGAATGATTGGTTCAGAAATCAGTCGTCAGTTGATGGGATTTTCTCCTGAACGTATTTTACTAGTTGGACATGGCCCGCAATCGATTTATACAGTTGAGTATGAGCTAAGAAAGCAATTAGGATATCATTCAGAAATCATACCCATTATCATTAATATTCAAGATAAAAAAAGGCTTTTTGAAGTTGTTGAACGACATATGCCAGATGTTATTTACCATACAGCAGGTAATCACCAAATTGATTTTACAGAAGAACAATTTGTTGAAGCTGTATACGTGAATGCTCTCGGGACAAATAATATTGCAGAAGCAGCGAACCGATATCACGTGGGTGTATTTGTTCAAGTATCTTCGGAACAGGCTGGGAATCCAATTGATTTACTAGAAGCTGCCAAAAGATTATCAGAAGTTATTGTCGAGAGTATTTCGCAAACCAGTTTAACAAAGTACATCATTATTCGACTCCCTGGATTTTTCTTTACTGATCAATTGGCATCAAAGTATTATCCAGTATTTGAGCAGCAAGTAGAAGTTGTCTCCGCAGTTCAAAAGATTCTTCAGATTGGCGGTGCAACTACTGCATTTGATAAAGGCGATTTAACTCAACACAAAAATAAATTTGTTTACACAGAAATTCAAAAACAGAAAGAGCTTAGTCAAATAGAAATGGCAAGTCTATTAAAACAGCTGAAAACAGCTTCTGAGGATGAAGTAAAAGAACTTGTAATATCGGCCATCACGCAATAA
- a CDS encoding NAD(P)-dependent malic enzyme, translated as MSNLKNDSLQLHRTHQGKLEVRSKVAVENERDLSLAYSPGVAEPCREIAADPSKVHDYTMKSNMVAVVTDGTAVLGLGNIGPLAALPVMEGKAILFKEFAGVDAFPICLDTTDAETIIQTVKLLEPGFGGVNLEDISAPTCFIVEERLKKEMGIPVFHDDQHGTAIVTLAGLINALKLVGKDVQETKIVVNGAGAAGIAIVKLLSKFGFAHLIMCDTKGAIYKDRKNGMNPFKAEVAEMSNYERKEGLLADVIQGADVFIGVSAEGALTEDMVRTMNSDAIIFAMANPNPEILPHLAKQAGARVVGTGRSDFPNQVNNVLAFPGLFRGALDVLATDINDAMKIAAVEAIAGLLETDELHEGYVIPKPFDLRVASAVAAAVAKAAIETGVARKIIATDDLKQKTASLSAVGENQN; from the coding sequence ATGTCCAATCTAAAAAATGATTCGCTACAATTGCATAGAACGCATCAAGGGAAGCTGGAAGTTCGTTCAAAAGTAGCGGTAGAAAACGAAAGGGACTTAAGTCTCGCTTATTCTCCAGGAGTAGCGGAGCCGTGCAGAGAAATCGCAGCTGATCCATCGAAAGTTCACGATTATACGATGAAAAGCAATATGGTCGCAGTTGTAACAGACGGTACAGCTGTTCTCGGTCTTGGTAATATCGGTCCACTTGCTGCATTGCCAGTTATGGAAGGAAAAGCGATTTTGTTTAAGGAGTTTGCGGGCGTGGATGCATTTCCTATCTGTTTAGATACAACAGATGCAGAAACTATCATCCAGACGGTAAAATTACTTGAACCAGGTTTTGGAGGCGTCAACTTGGAAGACATTTCTGCCCCAACTTGTTTTATTGTGGAAGAACGTCTGAAAAAAGAAATGGGTATTCCCGTGTTTCATGACGATCAACATGGCACAGCTATTGTTACACTAGCAGGCTTGATCAATGCATTGAAATTGGTCGGAAAAGACGTGCAGGAAACGAAAATTGTCGTTAACGGTGCAGGAGCTGCAGGTATTGCTATTGTCAAATTACTAAGTAAATTTGGCTTTGCCCATCTGATTATGTGCGATACAAAAGGAGCCATTTATAAAGATCGTAAAAATGGAATGAATCCATTTAAAGCTGAAGTAGCTGAGATGAGCAATTATGAACGTAAAGAAGGTCTACTAGCGGATGTGATACAAGGAGCAGATGTCTTTATCGGCGTATCAGCTGAAGGGGCATTGACTGAAGATATGGTCCGGACGATGAATAGCGATGCTATCATCTTTGCAATGGCAAATCCAAACCCTGAAATTCTTCCACATTTGGCAAAACAGGCTGGAGCACGAGTTGTTGGAACAGGGCGTTCTGACTTCCCAAACCAAGTAAATAACGTTTTGGCTTTCCCGGGGCTCTTTAGAGGGGCTTTAGATGTATTGGCTACCGATATCAACGATGCCATGAAAATCGCTGCAGTCGAAGCGATAGCGGGCTTGCTGGAGACAGACGAGTTGCACGAAGGTTACGTGATCCCAAAACCATTTGATTTGCGTGTAGCTTCAGCTGTAGCTGCGGCAGTTGCTAAAGCTGCTATCGAAACAGGAGTTGCACGAAAAATAATTGCAACAGATGACTTAAAGCAAAAAACAGCCAGTTTATCGGCAGTTGGCGAAAATCAGAATTAA
- a CDS encoding response regulator transcription factor, whose protein sequence is MNAATIMIVEDDEGIRELMRLFLLKKGYGVIQAEDGFQALALLEKEKPNLILLDVEMPGMDGLEVCRRIRLKTTLPILFVSYRKELVYKIQGLEAGGDDYITKPFDFNELEARIRAILRRNGWRNSAEDQLTILKYKDLHIHVDSRELYLEGTPVKLYHKEFQLLLLLAQTPNRVWTAEQLYDQVWGYYSEGDVQTVKVHISKLRRKIEKDPANPEFIQTVRGFGYKFIWE, encoded by the coding sequence ATGAATGCTGCGACTATAATGATTGTAGAGGATGATGAAGGTATCCGTGAGCTGATGCGTTTATTTCTTCTTAAAAAAGGTTACGGAGTCATCCAAGCAGAAGATGGGTTTCAAGCATTAGCGTTATTGGAAAAAGAAAAGCCCAATCTTATCTTACTAGATGTTGAAATGCCGGGCATGGATGGGCTGGAAGTATGCAGAAGAATTCGTCTGAAAACCACTTTGCCCATTTTATTTGTCAGTTACCGCAAAGAGTTGGTTTATAAAATTCAAGGACTCGAAGCAGGTGGTGATGATTATATTACGAAGCCTTTTGATTTTAATGAGTTGGAGGCTCGTATACGCGCAATTCTTCGGAGAAATGGTTGGAGAAATAGTGCGGAAGATCAACTGACCATTTTAAAGTACAAGGACCTCCATATTCATGTGGATTCTCGGGAACTTTATTTGGAAGGAACTCCGGTAAAGCTTTACCATAAAGAATTTCAGTTATTGCTGCTACTAGCTCAGACGCCTAATCGTGTCTGGACAGCTGAACAATTATATGATCAAGTATGGGGCTATTATTCTGAAGGTGATGTGCAGACAGTTAAAGTGCATATTAGCAAATTAAGGAGAAAAATTGAAAAAGATCCGGCAAATCCGGAATTTATTCAAACAGTTCGAGGTTTTGGTTACAAGTTTATATGGGAGTAA
- a CDS encoding nucleotide sugar dehydrogenase yields the protein MLDNLKIAVVGLGYVGLPVAVAFNQKYPVTGYDISTARIQALMLGVDHTHEISREELMKATIAFTTDPAELQDAGFIIIAVPSALDKEQLPDLSAIKEASKCVGKHMKKGAVVVYETIVGPGMTEEICIPLLEKYSGYENGKEFFVGYSPARTLPGDKKNNFKTMKKVVASQNEEVTEFLALVYGSIVNGGIYKAPSIRVAETAKLIENIQRDVNVALMNELALICERLEIDTQEVLATAGSKRDFVKTMPNLVGGQGVELASFYLTDKVKMLGHSSEVIMQGRKINERMGQFIAQALMKKMIQENITLTEGRVIILGLSFKEDVPDLRNSKVVDIVNELKLHGIDVQLTDPYASAEDAQSHYEADLLSHQELKPAHAVVLAVPHKAYKDNSWKQFEDLLIGQQGIVFDIKGVLEEAKKPGKIHLWRL from the coding sequence ATGTTGGACAATCTGAAAATAGCAGTAGTTGGATTGGGTTATGTCGGATTGCCCGTAGCGGTTGCTTTTAATCAAAAATATCCAGTTACAGGCTACGACATAAGTACAGCCAGAATACAGGCATTAATGCTAGGTGTAGATCATACACACGAAATAAGCCGAGAAGAACTTATGAAAGCAACAATTGCTTTCACAACCGATCCTGCAGAATTACAAGATGCAGGTTTTATCATTATAGCTGTGCCATCAGCTCTCGATAAAGAACAGTTACCAGATTTGTCTGCTATAAAAGAAGCGAGTAAATGTGTAGGAAAACATATGAAAAAAGGTGCGGTAGTGGTCTATGAAACAATTGTTGGACCTGGGATGACGGAAGAAATCTGTATTCCCTTACTAGAGAAATATTCGGGATACGAAAATGGGAAGGAATTTTTTGTAGGCTATTCTCCTGCAAGAACTTTACCAGGAGATAAAAAGAATAACTTCAAGACTATGAAGAAAGTAGTTGCTAGCCAAAATGAAGAAGTAACCGAGTTTCTTGCGCTAGTATATGGCAGTATAGTGAATGGTGGAATTTACAAAGCGCCTTCTATCCGAGTTGCCGAAACAGCAAAGTTGATTGAGAACATTCAACGAGATGTTAATGTAGCTTTGATGAATGAATTAGCCTTGATTTGTGAGCGTTTAGAAATTGATACACAGGAAGTATTAGCTACAGCAGGGAGCAAACGGGATTTCGTGAAGACCATGCCAAACTTAGTAGGTGGACAAGGGGTTGAACTCGCATCATTTTATTTAACGGATAAAGTGAAAATGCTTGGTCATAGCTCTGAAGTGATTATGCAAGGACGGAAAATTAATGAACGTATGGGTCAGTTTATTGCACAAGCATTGATGAAAAAAATGATTCAAGAAAATATCACTTTAACTGAGGGGCGTGTCATTATTTTAGGGCTGTCCTTTAAAGAAGATGTTCCCGATTTACGTAACTCTAAAGTGGTAGATATTGTTAATGAATTAAAATTGCATGGAATTGATGTTCAGTTAACTGATCCTTATGCTTCCGCAGAAGATGCTCAAAGTCATTACGAAGCGGACTTATTATCCCATCAAGAATTAAAGCCGGCACATGCAGTTGTTTTAGCTGTTCCCCATAAAGCTTATAAAGACAACAGTTGGAAGCAGTTTGAAGACTTATTAATTGGGCAGCAGGGAATCGTCTTTGATATAAAAGGTGTTCTAGAAGAAGCGAAAAAACCGGGGAAAATTCATTTGTGGCGCTTATAA
- a CDS encoding YveK family protein: MESTFNLNKFLKAMHKRKALIIFVTLAFVVFAAVASYTIMKPVYKATTQILVNQNTVSSQDVNSLDINTNLQLIGTYNVIIKSPAILTTVIEELKLDETAQSLTERITVTNIESSQVVTLSVEDSSMNQAVILANTIAKVFQEEIQQMMKVDNVSILATAEMTASPKPIRPDPIFNMAIGAIVGLVFGVGITLILDQLNTTVRSEEDIEEMPGLQVLGIVSPVDSNLKMEKPLNLSDRLEKDNYADSEQDKKINATKIGGSY; this comes from the coding sequence ATGGAGAGTACATTCAATCTGAATAAATTCCTGAAAGCGATGCACAAAAGAAAAGCGTTAATCATTTTTGTTACTCTTGCTTTTGTGGTGTTTGCTGCAGTAGCGAGCTACACCATTATGAAACCAGTTTATAAAGCGACCACGCAAATTTTGGTCAACCAAAACACAGTTAGTAGCCAAGATGTTAACAGTCTTGATATTAATACCAATCTTCAATTGATCGGAACGTATAATGTCATTATTAAAAGTCCAGCAATTTTAACTACAGTCATTGAAGAGTTGAAACTTGATGAAACGGCTCAATCATTAACAGAACGAATTACCGTTACGAATATTGAAAGTTCACAAGTCGTAACATTATCTGTTGAAGACTCTTCTATGAATCAAGCTGTGATTTTAGCTAATACGATTGCAAAGGTTTTTCAAGAAGAAATTCAGCAAATGATGAAAGTTGATAATGTCAGTATATTAGCTACAGCGGAGATGACTGCAAGTCCAAAACCGATTCGTCCAGATCCTATTTTTAATATGGCGATTGGGGCAATTGTCGGTTTGGTTTTTGGCGTGGGTATAACGCTGATTTTGGATCAATTAAATACGACGGTTCGTTCAGAAGAGGATATTGAAGAAATGCCAGGACTTCAAGTGTTAGGTATCGTTAGTCCTGTAGACAGCAACTTGAAAATGGAAAAGCCATTAAATTTATCAGATAGATTGGAGAAGGATAATTATGCGGACAGCGAACAAGACAAAAAGATTAATGCCACGAAAATTGGTGGTTCGTACTAA